The Chengkuizengella sediminis genome segment CTGGAATCAATCATGGAGGTTATAGACATTGCACTTTTCATATGAGTATCAGCTACAAGCTCTTTTAGCTTGCCATTCTTAGCTGGAACAAACACAGCCGATAACATCCCTATCATGAACAAACAAATATAAACCGTCCAAATCGAATTAGCAAATGCTAATAAAAGAATGAGCCCTGCTCTAACCCCGTCAGATAAAACCATTAACGTTTTTCTATTAAATCGATCTGCAATTGTCCCTGCAAAAGGTCCTAAAAGTGCCATAGGCACTGCCAGAGATAAAATGATAAATGAAATTTCCATGGGTGATGCTTCCCACTTCAATCCTACAAGTGTAATAATCGCTACAATACTTAACCAATCACCAAGACTTGAAATTAACTGAGCAACCATTAATGTAATAAATCCCTTATTCTTACCTAAATGTTTATCCAAATGTCTTCCTCCATTTTAACGACACTAATGTCTTTTTTATTTTCCATTATAACGACATTGGTGTCGTTAATCAACTCTTTTATTAAAAAAACTCGACTGATGTTTGTGTTTCTATTATTGTAGGTGATTCCTTTCACTTCCAAAACAGACTCTGGACCATATTTCACCCTAGACTATAGTCTAGTCTTACAAACAATTTATGCATCAAAAAAACCCTTATATTCCAAGGGTTAATGAGATTAATTTAATACTTTAATATGAAAAGGAGCAGTTCCAGCGTGAATGTGTCAACAATTTCACGAGTTGAAACTGCTCTCTTGTACCTAATATGCTAAACGATAAGGTCTTATTATCCTAATGCTACGATTTCCCAAGTTATTATCATTACTAGTAAATTTATAATCTATTAATAAGTTTCTCCTGTCGTCGTATCAAAAAGCTTAGACCCGGCAATTAAGATACTTCCTTGTGATCCCTGGTCGGCAGAAACTGGATAAATTTCATACTCAAAAGTATCTGATCCATTGTTAATAGGGAACGAATAATCTATGGAATAATATTCCCATTGGTTCGTTATTGTAAAATCTCTTAACTCATAACTGTTATTCGAATAATCTCTAACAATGAACCTAACCTCTTGCGAAGCAGATCCGTCTGCCGTTTTTAGCCACGCACCAAGTCTAACAGTTTTCTCTGATAGATTTCTAATATTTGTAAATTGAGAAATAGAAGAGTATTCATTACTTGGTGCAGTAGATGTTAGTTGATAAATGGGTGCATCTCCTATGACAGAATTCATAGATTCAATTTTGGTGTTATCGTAAATGTCAAAGCCATTCAAGGCTACTCTATGAAAATTTGCTCCAGCAACTAAGACGCTTCCTTGTGATCCTTGCATAGAAGTAGCTGGATAAATATATGCATCTACCTTTGTACTGCCACTAGAAAATGTATAGTCTATGGAATGATATACCCACTGATCCGTTGCTGTAAAATATCGGAATCCAGTTCCGTTACCTAAATCATCTTTAAGCATAAGAGTAACCTCTTGAGAAGGAGATCCGTCTGCTGTTTTTAGCCACACACCAAATTCATAACTATCCCCACTACTAAGCCATAGATCATATATCGTTTTTCTAATCCAAGACCAATTATCACTTGGCGCAGTAGATGTTAGTTGATAAACTGGAGAGCCATCTTGCACCATTCCCGTGACGTGCATTGCATCTGTATTTTGAAAAGTATCAAAACCAGGGTATGAATCTGAAAAAGGAACTTCAGGACTCGAAGGAGGAACGGGTCTGGATGAGTCCAATGCTTCTACTTTAATAGAACTAACCGTATTTTCACCAATAGGATTGTCACTTAGATCTGGATCGTATTTAGTTTCCGTTTCACTCGTACCGCCAAAACCAGATTCCGGGTACAGTCTTGCTCGATAACCGATAGCAATAATTGAACTTAGTGAATTATCTGGGAAATTCACTTCTGGGTCTTCTATTGTTCTCCATTCTCCGGCGGTGTGTATTTCACTTAGTCCATTATGCCCATAATTTCTATCATCAAATAAATAAACACCTTTACTTAAAATTTTAAAAGATGACATTGCATTATCCCCTACATTCCCACTACTTCCCAAGTAACTATCTCTACGTTTAATGACTTGCACCCTACCTCCATAATCGCGGTGCTGATATAATAAAGCTGCATAGTCCCCGATCACTAGAACGGATGATAAGGAATCATTCTGCCAAGTTTGATAAGAGCGAGAACAACCACGATCACTATCACTAAAAGGACAATCCCATCGATCTTGACGTGCTTCACACCATCCATTAAAATCACGTTCCTTGCAGAACCAAACACCTTTGCCCCATAAGATTTTATATGATGAAGCTGCATTGTCACCCACAGCGGTACCACCATCAGCAGGAATAGCAATAGGATCTGCCCAATTTTCTGTAATAAAAGAGTACCTTCCTCCAAAATCATCGTCATATAGGACTACTCCATGCTTACTACCAACAACTTTCACCGATTGTATATCGTTATTTGCCATATTTCCACGTGGTAACTCATATTCTTCATGACCATATAGATATCCTAATTGAGGTCTATAAGTTTCAACTTGAGCCAAACCATAATACTCTTCCCCAGGAAATAAATAGACGCCCTCTGTTTGGGGTTGTACTCTTATAGCAGACACGATATCCGATCCTATAACTTTTTCCTCAAAGTCAGGAACCTGAGCAAATCCGTCCTCCGTGAAAATCGACTGCATTCTATCCCAGTCCCCGTAGTTATCGAAAACCTCAACCATTACGTTTCCTTGAACTAACATTGAAGACAACTTATTATCAAAATTAAACAATGGCTCACCTAAATCGGTTATGAATTGATCTTTGGACACTGTAATACAATCCCCATTGAAGCCTGCATTAGAAAACAAAAACGCAGTATCTGTCACTGTAAAATCATTTCCAACTCTAGTAGGTGCTGATGAAACTGGTTGACCATTAATAAGTGCTTCTCTTACAATATAGAAATCTTCATTGGGATTTACCAATAATTCATCATATAACTCGGCAGATAGGTTTATAGAAGTACTTGTCCCTTCATATGAACCTAGAAATGTCGAGCTTCCTGGAATAGATGGGTCTCCAATATATATTTTATAATAAGTTCTTTCCCCAGGATCAATTTGATTTTGGCCAACACCCCAAACAAATGGAATGGAACAACCAACGACTAAATCTCCCAACATTGCGGGTGTTACTTCTGCAGTTATAGAAACTCTGTTACTTTCTTCTGACACTATTTTAGTATCTTCTTCGCCATCAATGGTATCAGAACGAAAAGTCCGGACATAATAATCAGTTACTTCTCCCGGTACTACTCTTCTATCAATCCAACTCGTTCTTGATGGGTCTCTGATCACTTCAACAATAGCATCATTTTTATATACAAGGTAGCCCTGCAAATCGACATTACTCGATTGAGTCCAGCGAAGTTCTGCTGTTAATGCTCCATAATCTACATTATAAACTGCTAATTGAGGCACATCGAAGTCAGGTCTTTCTGGAACAATAGGTATTGTCATATCATGATAGACTGGAGTTGCCATTTCTTGAATATACGAGTTCATATCAAGTCTAAGTCCGAAATCATCTATGTTATCCATAGCTTGTTGTAATTCGCTAAAATATGGTGCATCTGCATAATTCACTTTTACTCGCGTGATTAATTTATAAATAGCATACCTGTAATCTTGCGTATTATCCGCACCAAGTTCGAATATTTTCCTTACTGTTTCTTGTTCTGATACGGTTCTACTAAACATTGTTTGATTGGTAGACGAAGAAGTGTATTCAAATTGATGACCTCCTCCGAAATTAAGACCAAATGCTGTTGCTCCATAATTAACATTATGAGTTACTCCACTTCCATGTGTAAGCGCCGCCATTTGCTGTTCTTGTACTGTTAAACCAATTTGACTCCAATACTCTATACGCGCTGTGCCTCCATTATCTTTAGTTCCTTCATCATCTTTTCTCCACCATTCTTCAACATCTAACGTAAGACCTTGAGCAAAGCGTGAATTATGATTTAATAAAAGTGTAATTTGATTCGGTGCTTCAGCTGGAAATGAAGAGTGTAACGTTTCTGTATTTGGATGATACGCAGCTACAAACGTATCAACCCCAGGAGTTTCATATTCGTTTAATGCAGTATTTAAAAAGCTTATATTTTGATTTGCTAGATTGCTGAAATACTCAGGAGAATAGTAATTATTTTGATCGCCGGAATCTACAATAAAATTAACTGGAATGTAATTCGTTTCTGCTGCACTCAAACCTTCATAGATTGTTCTAGTTTCGTAAGTATTTTCTGGAAATGGTTCCTGATTTGAGATCATAGCTGGCTCTTCAAGCTCAGGCAATAGATAACGATGACCATCTAAATCTATGGCTCCTGTTGCTTCTCTAGGTGCATCTGTTTCAGGAATATATGCCTTATGAGTACCACGATCGATCGTCACATATCCTTTCTCAATTATATTTGCGTGTACTTCTGTAGCAGCGAGCACACTCATTGCCATAAAAATGAATAAAGATATCACACAAATCAATAAATTATTTGTTCTAAACACAATCATTATTAATTCCTCCCTTTAAATTACTCTTAAATATACGATAAACCCTATATGGTAGTTTGTTATAACTAATTATAATTAAACTTTTGGAAAATCCATTTAAAACAAAGATGACTTCTGTTAGTTCAGATATCAACTTCAATGTTTTATAGTCTTTTTAATAATGTCATTGAAAGAGGATATAAAATAAAAATGCTCCTTTTTCACTCAACCAAAGGTGTCAAACCTATAGAACTTTCAGAAGGCACCAAAGGGTACAAACCTATAGCGCGACTCACATTTTCAACATGAGAATATATCATACTGTAACTTGGATTAAGTCCTTTTACTATTCCATAAAGTTTATCTGCTGAATAAACTGTGCCCCCACTGTCACCGCCTTGTGCACTAACATCTGTTCCTCTTAAATTAGTAAAAGTTGATCCACTGATTTGGTATCCAACATTTCTGCTTAGTAGAGTTCCACATGTTACCCCAGTCCTACTGCCTGTTTTACAGACCACTTCTCCTACAGTATCGTTTGATGCGTGCTGATAACTTGTTAAGGATGTTATTCCGTAAGATAATACTTCATTCGTTGCGGTTTCAGGAAGTAAAACTGAAATAGCCATAGCATCTGTATCTTTGTTATACTGCCAATACAAGCCACTTGCACGACCTATTTGATAGGTGTAATCATACTCAAACCAAAGTTCACCTGCTCTATACTCTCTGTAATCAAGAGCACCATCACCATTATCATCGCTCATATTACAATGTGCGGCTGTAACAATATAGAAACTATTATTACTATCATATGCTGAGTAACCTGCTGAGCATCCAATTGGAGCTGTACCTGATCTGCTTTCTATTAATTCCCCACCTCTAGTGGGTGCAGCCAAATCGGTTGGTGCACTATCTTCTTCAATAAGAACAATAGGCTTTTCTCCAAATAAGTGATTAATATAATCAGAACTTTCAACATTTACATCAGAAATACCAATTAAAACTTGTTGATTTATAACATCTGTTGAGACTGTGTAAATTTCGATTCCCTCTTGTTGCATTAAATTTTTATTTTCCCATACTTCGGTTACAAGATTATCTAGCTCTTTTTCACTGTATTGAATTTCGAATGGAATAATTTGATCTCCATATTCTGCTAGAAGCTCTTTAAACATTTTTTTATTTTTATCACCATTTTTATTTTTAACTCCCACTTTCAATTTTCCACCTTTTTTTTGATCGATGTATAAAATGGTTTCGTCAATACCTTTTTCTCTTATCTTACTTTTGATTACGGGGATCTCATCATTTTGAAACCCCACTCTGCGGTCTAATTCTTTTTCTTCCTCCCTAGTCAAAGCGACTCCATATTTACTTTCACCGGATTTTATATCAGATTTATTTTCAGAAATAATCTTCTTAACATGATCTTCATCTTTATTTAATCCAAACTTTTCTCTGAATTCAATGTTGGATTTATATTCTTTATCAGAATTTGAAGCAGAGACTATACTTGAATCTAAGTTTGAAGATATAGTAAGAATGATCATTAAAATAGCAATTAATAATGAGTAAATCTTTTTTCTATTAAACATAAAGTAACCTCCATAAAGAATTAGCAAGAACAAAATGTAATACTTCAATATAAAGAGGAGCAGTCCCCTATGTGAATGTTTCAAACAATAATTCGCTAGTTGAGACTGCTCCTCTTATTCATTCTTCAATTATGACCTCTTCAACTACGATAGAACTTGCAGCATTATTTCCAATAGTATTGTCACTTAAATCTGGATCGTAGCGAGTTCCACTAGGTTTATCAATAAACACTTCACTTGTTCCGCTTTCTCCAAAACCAATATCATCGTAAACTGTTGCTTTATAACCGACAACAAATATTGAACTTAGTGTATTTTCTTGAAAACCTATCCAATCCGTTGATCTATATTCTCCGGGTGAGTCTATTTTTACGTATCCGCCATCCCGAGTATAATTAGCATCATTCATTAAATAAACACCTTTTCCGAAAATTTTAAACGAACTAGCTTCATTATCCCCTATATTGCTAGCATGACTACCCACAACAGCATCTCTATGTCTAATGGCTTGAACTCTACCTCCATAACTATTGTTTTGATATAATGCAACGCCAAAGTCCCCAATAGTTAGCACGGATGATACGCTACCGAATCCCCCATCACAACTTCCAAGGAATTCACATTCACCATTTTCATAACCAAAGCCATTAAGAAGTCTTGGCTCAAGTCTGTAAAATTTATTTTCTCCTGAAAAATTAGGTTCTCTGAATAACCAGACACCTCCAAAATTGGGATTTCCATCATAGAAGAGTCTAAGTGATGAGGTTTGGTTATCACCAACACGAGAAATAGATTCTCCCCAATCCTCTTTTATTACAGAAACTGTACCTAAAAAATTGCGATGCTCATAAAGAGCTACTGCATAAGGACCTTTAACTTTTACCGAAGATATAGTATCTTCCCCTATTATGTCATTCAGAACTTTATAGTTATATTCATTTATACCAACATCCCACCATTCACCAACATATTCTAGAAACTTTAATTCACCTGTATAATCTGATCCAGAAAATAAATAGACACCATTTTGTTGTCCTAATACCCATATGGAAGATGCATTGTCCACTCCGATAATCATATCGTCAAAGTCACGAACCTGAGCAAATCCGTCCTCCTCTGTGAAAATTGTTTGCGTATACCCTTCAAAGTTTACCTCTGGGAATAGACGAACATATATATTTCCTTGAACTAACATTGAAGCCAAATCGTTATCAAAATTGTAGGCACGACCACTCAAATTTATTCTTTGATCCTTACTTACTGTTACACAGTCTCCATTAAAGCCTGTATTAGAAAACAAAAATGCAGTTTCTGTAACCGTAAAATGATTAGGAATTCCAGTAGCTGGAGATTGAATTAATCTTCCATTATAAATTACTTCTTTCACAATATAGAAATCTTCATTTTGATTTGCCAATAATACGTCATACAACTCAGAAGATATGTTTACAGAAGTGTCAGTTCCTTCATACGAACCCATAAATATCCCGCCCAAAGCTGGGTCTCCAATATATAATTTATAATAAGTTCTTTCACCAGTAGGAATTTGATCATCTGTCCAGACAAATGGAATGGAACAACCAACGGTCATTGCTCTAAAAATTGGGGCTGTTAATTCTGTCCTTACGCTAACTACATTACTAGAAAGTGACAACGTTGTGTAGGGTCTTCTGATATCAAAGAAATAATCAGTTTTTATCGATTTGACATAATAGGTATTGTTTTTGTCAGGTTCTACTTCCGTGTCAATCCAACTCGTTCGTGTTGGATCTGTGATATATAATGCAACCATATCATTTTTATACACTGCAAAACCTTCCACATTCGGATCTGTCACTTGATCCCAAGAAAGTGTTGTCGTTAAGTCTCGAAAATCTGATTTAGCTACAAGATTTTGAGGTCTTTCTAATCCTGGATCAACTTGATAGATAGGTCTTTCAACAGCTATATGCATTGAATTCTCCATTTGGGTAACATAAGAGTTCATATCAGGTCTAAGTCCGTAATCATCTAAATCTTCCACAAAAACGTTATCTAATTCGCTGAAATGAAGGCCACTTGTATAATTCACTTTTGTTCGTGTGACTAAACCATACACAGCCCACTTGTAATCATTTTGTCCAGAAAACTGCCCAAAAGTGTAGGAAATATCCTCTGTTCTAGCTGATTCAACTGTTCTAGTAAATGCATATCCTCGTGCGTCCGAATATTCGTAACTCAGGTCAATAGACGCTGACCAACCAGTGCCACTTATTGGGTCTCCTACTCTATATTCCGCGCCAATATCTACTCCAAATCCATGTGTAAGAAGCGCTGATTCCTGCTGTGACTCAGTTAAACCCCATTCTTGTCTAATACTATACGTTGTTTCTCCTCCACCTATTCGACCATCTTGCTGAGTTAAATCCCACCATTCCTCAACATCTAACGTGAGACCTTCAGCAAAGTATGAATTTTTATCTAGTAAAAGTGTGAGCTGTTCCGGAGTATCACCCATTAATGGGAATACATCTAAAAATTGATGTGTACCTGGATCATAAATAGATTTGAACGTATCAATAAAAGGATCATATTCATTTAAGGCATTATTTAATTCGCTTAATGGCTTTCCTTCAAGTCCTTCGTAATAATCAGAATTGTAGTAATGACCATTGGCACCATCCATAAATATATCAAAATTAACGGGTATATATTCCCATGGTTCTATTCCTCGATAAATGCTTCTAGATTCATATGTATCATCTGGAAATACCTCATTTCCTGTAAAAGCAGGGATGTTAAGATCAGGATGTTCGTATTCATTACTGCTCAAATCTGAAGCTCCATTTAAACCTTTAGCTTCTAAATCCACAGCCACTGTTTCTTCAGGTATATATAGCCGATAGTCACCATAATCAATCTCCACAAATCCATCACTAACAGCGTTTACCTTTACAGCATCAAATACGCTTATTGTCATCAATATGGATAAAGATATCACACAAATGATAAAACTAGATAAAGTATCTTTTTTGAATATTGACATGATTAATTCCTCTCCCCTTTAATAAATTTGATTAAATTACCTTTTCTAAAAGAAAGCCCTTACATTTGATCATAGAGAACACCATAAAACAAATAGAAACGATCAATCTAGCATTGCGGTGTCATGCCCCCATTTATTTAATAGAATGATATTAAATATAGTAAGTTATAACTTACGTAATAAACATATATGTATAATCATTCAACAAAACATTCTCAAAGTTTTAAATTAACAAGTTTATAAACTTGTTATCTATGAGTCATTCGTACAGGATATAATACTTCAATATAAAGAGGAGCAGTCCCCTAGTATGAATGTGTCAAATATCAATTTTCTAATTGAACTGCTCCTCTTCTTTGTTTCTAATATTACCTCTCTTCAACTATGATAGAACTAACTGTATCATTTCCAATGGTATTGTCCCCAAGGCTTGCATCGTAACCAGTAAACTCTTCACTTGTTCCTCTAAAATTAGTATCTCTGAACAATATTGCTTTCATATCCACAACAAA includes the following:
- a CDS encoding beta/gamma crystallin family protein; translation: MSIFKKDTLSSFIICVISLSILMTISVFDAVKVNAVSDGFVEIDYGDYRLYIPEETVAVDLEAKGLNGASDLSSNEYEHPDLNIPAFTGNEVFPDDTYESRSIYRGIEPWEYIPVNFDIFMDGANGHYYNSDYYEGLEGKPLSELNNALNEYDPFIDTFKSIYDPGTHQFLDVFPLMGDTPEQLTLLLDKNSYFAEGLTLDVEEWWDLTQQDGRIGGGETTYSIRQEWGLTESQQESALLTHGFGVDIGAEYRVGDPISGTGWSASIDLSYEYSDARGYAFTRTVESARTEDISYTFGQFSGQNDYKWAVYGLVTRTKVNYTSGLHFSELDNVFVEDLDDYGLRPDMNSYVTQMENSMHIAVERPIYQVDPGLERPQNLVAKSDFRDLTTTLSWDQVTDPNVEGFAVYKNDMVALYITDPTRTSWIDTEVEPDKNNTYYVKSIKTDYFFDIRRPYTTLSLSSNVVSVRTELTAPIFRAMTVGCSIPFVWTDDQIPTGERTYYKLYIGDPALGGIFMGSYEGTDTSVNISSELYDVLLANQNEDFYIVKEVIYNGRLIQSPATGIPNHFTVTETAFLFSNTGFNGDCVTVSKDQRINLSGRAYNFDNDLASMLVQGNIYVRLFPEVNFEGYTQTIFTEEDGFAQVRDFDDMIIGVDNASSIWVLGQQNGVYLFSGSDYTGELKFLEYVGEWWDVGINEYNYKVLNDIIGEDTISSVKVKGPYAVALYEHRNFLGTVSVIKEDWGESISRVGDNQTSSLRLFYDGNPNFGGVWLFREPNFSGENKFYRLEPRLLNGFGYENGECEFLGSCDGGFGSVSSVLTIGDFGVALYQNNSYGGRVQAIRHRDAVVGSHASNIGDNEASSFKIFGKGVYLMNDANYTRDGGYVKIDSPGEYRSTDWIGFQENTLSSIFVVGYKATVYDDIGFGESGTSEVFIDKPSGTRYDPDLSDNTIGNNAASSIVVEEVIIEE
- a CDS encoding S1 family peptidase; the encoded protein is MFNRKKIYSLLIAILMIILTISSNLDSSIVSASNSDKEYKSNIEFREKFGLNKDEDHVKKIISENKSDIKSGESKYGVALTREEEKELDRRVGFQNDEIPVIKSKIREKGIDETILYIDQKKGGKLKVGVKNKNGDKNKKMFKELLAEYGDQIIPFEIQYSEKELDNLVTEVWENKNLMQQEGIEIYTVSTDVINQQVLIGISDVNVESSDYINHLFGEKPIVLIEEDSAPTDLAAPTRGGELIESRSGTAPIGCSAGYSAYDSNNSFYIVTAAHCNMSDDNGDGALDYREYRAGELWFEYDYTYQIGRASGLYWQYNKDTDAMAISVLLPETATNEVLSYGITSLTSYQHASNDTVGEVVCKTGSRTGVTCGTLLSRNVGYQISGSTFTNLRGTDVSAQGGDSGGTVYSADKLYGIVKGLNPSYSMIYSHVENVSRAIGLYPLVPSESSIGLTPLVE